A single genomic interval of Legionella israelensis harbors:
- a CDS encoding DUF6790 family protein, producing the protein MINNILLIACILFATVHYLIKRKHYSAEQIVDLYLVYFLFFTVGLIGLTGFISHVFFPDKTAEMIGWPTGSPFQFEVGFHDGAWALLGILSLLIRGNFWLATGLGWSFFIIGALYGHIRDMILHGNFSPYNAGIILSEVIIPIVILILLFLKFVVFKKK; encoded by the coding sequence ATGATCAATAATATACTTCTTATAGCGTGCATTTTGTTTGCGACAGTTCACTATCTCATTAAACGCAAGCACTATTCAGCTGAACAAATCGTAGACTTATATCTGGTCTATTTCTTGTTTTTCACGGTAGGACTTATCGGTTTAACAGGTTTTATCAGCCATGTCTTCTTCCCTGATAAAACTGCAGAGATGATTGGTTGGCCAACAGGTAGTCCCTTTCAATTTGAAGTTGGATTTCATGATGGCGCATGGGCCTTATTAGGTATTTTATCTTTATTGATTCGAGGGAATTTTTGGTTGGCAACGGGTTTAGGCTGGTCCTTTTTCATAATAGGCGCTTTGTATGGACATATTAGAGATATGATTTTGCATGGAAATTTTTCACCTTACAATGCCGGCATCATTTTGTCAGAAGTTATTATTCCAATCGTGATATTGATTTTACTGTTTCTTAAATTTGTCGTATTTAAAAAGAAATAG